A genomic region of Desulfobacterales bacterium contains the following coding sequences:
- a CDS encoding aldehyde dehydrogenase family protein — MSDKVYQKKAFIGGEWVESESGERFEVHYPGDGSVIGTVPACTRNDAQKAIDAAIEGQKALAKLSLVKRIELLHKATELAKKRDEESSRLTCLESGKPIQQAVWEGSTIDGYSWSNFHVAAANIKSHRGKTLPNVTEDSNNKRLIHIFEPVGVVVNISTFSYPSEMPNCTIPYALAVGNSVIVKPSSGSPFSSIIIAEVLEEAGFPPGSINVLTGAGEEVGVELCSNSGTQAIGLFGQEPTGEKVAKTAAMKKLLFAIVSNNPLIVMDDANIEAAVEAAVGGCYAHNGQSPISTRRILLHKDVHQDFVNRFVERTQALNLADPLDEKADVGPVHNSKVLEVALAHLEDARQKGGKFLTGGNNPKGLYLEPTIIDEATGDMLVTQEPTPGPIAPIMTFDNIDQAVELANSTRFGFQIGAFTSGLANAYHLAENIQAGSVYINEATNCWDEMAPFGGVKKSGIGRMLSDWTFDELSQIKMILFDLGKVKQ; from the coding sequence ATGTCTGACAAAGTCTACCAAAAAAAAGCATTCATCGGGGGTGAATGGGTCGAATCGGAAAGCGGCGAGCGTTTCGAAGTCCACTATCCAGGCGATGGCAGCGTGATCGGTACAGTACCGGCCTGCACCCGCAACGACGCCCAGAAAGCCATCGATGCGGCCATTGAAGGGCAAAAAGCCCTGGCAAAACTATCACTGGTCAAACGAATCGAACTGCTGCACAAAGCCACCGAGTTGGCCAAGAAGAGAGATGAAGAATCATCCCGTCTCACCTGTCTGGAATCCGGCAAGCCCATTCAGCAGGCCGTCTGGGAGGGAAGCACCATTGATGGGTATAGCTGGAGCAACTTTCATGTGGCGGCCGCCAATATTAAATCGCACCGCGGCAAGACCCTGCCCAATGTGACTGAAGATTCCAACAATAAACGTCTAATCCATATTTTCGAACCGGTGGGGGTGGTAGTCAATATTTCAACCTTCAGCTATCCGTCTGAAATGCCCAATTGTACCATTCCCTATGCCCTGGCGGTGGGCAATAGTGTGATTGTAAAACCGTCGTCCGGATCGCCATTCAGCAGTATTATTATTGCAGAGGTTCTTGAAGAAGCCGGCTTTCCCCCGGGCAGCATCAACGTGTTGACCGGCGCCGGCGAAGAAGTCGGCGTCGAACTGTGCTCAAATTCCGGCACCCAGGCCATCGGCCTGTTCGGCCAGGAGCCCACCGGCGAAAAAGTGGCAAAGACTGCGGCTATGAAAAAGCTGTTGTTTGCCATCGTGTCCAATAACCCGTTGATCGTCATGGATGATGCCAACATCGAAGCCGCTGTGGAAGCCGCCGTGGGGGGATGCTATGCGCATAACGGACAGTCGCCGATATCCACCCGCAGAATATTGCTCCACAAAGATGTCCATCAGGATTTTGTCAACCGCTTTGTCGAAAGGACCCAGGCGCTCAATTTGGCGGACCCGCTGGATGAAAAAGCGGATGTCGGGCCCGTACACAACAGCAAGGTGCTTGAAGTCGCCCTGGCCCACCTGGAGGATGCCCGTCAAAAAGGCGGCAAGTTCTTAACCGGTGGCAACAATCCCAAAGGGCTGTATCTGGAGCCCACCATTATTGACGAGGCCACCGGCGACATGCTCGTCACCCAGGAACCCACACCGGGACCGATCGCGCCGATCATGACGTTTGACAACATCGATCAGGCCGTGGAGCTGGCCAATTCAACCCGGTTCGGATTTCAGATCGGCGCGTTTACCAGCGGTCTGGCAAATGCCTATCATCTGGCCGAAAACATCCAGGCTGGAAGCGTGTATATCAACGAAGCCACCAATTGCTGGGATGAAATGGCGCCTTTCGGGGGGGTTAAGAAAAGCGGCATCGGCCGCATGCTGTCGGATTGGACCTTCGATGAATTGAGCCAGATCAAAATGATTTTATTTGATCTGGGTAAAGTAAAACAATAA
- a CDS encoding aspartate/glutamate racemase family protein produces MIYKANKGQTSYGEAIGIILMESFMPFPPGCPGNATTFSFPVRYANVKGANMEKLVYQGDPELLQPFIDAGWDLVNEGVKAITGNCGFMILYHDVMAREFPVPVFMSSLLQLPFISRMLKPGEKIGIITASAKTLTPKHLQIATNGADIPLAIAGMEEQKHFYDAIHAEAGELDFDAVEAEVVQVTQNLIEKEDNIKAILLECTDLPPYAAATQEAVGLPVFDFTTMINYVYSGLVRRRFEGYC; encoded by the coding sequence ATGATTTACAAAGCCAATAAGGGACAAACCAGTTACGGAGAGGCGATCGGCATCATTCTGATGGAAAGCTTCATGCCGTTTCCACCCGGCTGCCCTGGAAATGCCACAACCTTTTCTTTTCCGGTCAGATATGCCAACGTCAAAGGCGCCAATATGGAAAAATTGGTCTATCAAGGTGACCCGGAACTGCTGCAGCCGTTCATCGATGCCGGTTGGGATCTGGTCAACGAAGGTGTCAAGGCGATTACCGGTAACTGCGGATTTATGATTCTCTATCATGACGTGATGGCCAGGGAATTTCCGGTTCCGGTGTTTATGTCCAGTCTATTGCAGCTGCCGTTTATCTCTCGCATGCTCAAGCCCGGTGAGAAGATTGGCATCATTACCGCCAGCGCTAAAACCTTAACGCCCAAACATTTGCAGATCGCCACCAACGGTGCTGATATCCCGCTGGCCATCGCCGGTATGGAAGAACAAAAGCATTTTTATGATGCAATTCATGCCGAAGCCGGCGAACTCGACTTTGATGCCGTTGAAGCGGAAGTCGTTCAGGTGACCCAAAACCTGATCGAAAAGGAAGACAACATCAAAGCCATATTACTTGAATGTACCGATCTTCCGCCCTACGCGGCTGCCACTCAGGAAGCGGTGGGTCTGCCCGTTTTTGATTTTACGACCATGATCAATTATGTATATTCGGGCCTCGTCCGCAGGAGGTTCGAAGGATACTGCTAA
- a CDS encoding enoyl-CoA hydratase/isomerase family protein codes for MKTQLIQSHVEDCIGWIALNNTRRKNALHNTMYEAILQLLDDYEKDEQVRTIVIKGNEGNFSAGYDLTQGLPDPYRDFVKDLSSATAKRLWYCKKPTISMVEGYCLGGGFELAMGSDLVYAAEDAALGEPEIDFFFTPDYNSIPCLSLARKAKEMILLGSVISGTEAAAVGLVNKAFPDEQLQSEVVKTCHRIASLPSETVAVAKVGLNGALDAQGFKNAIEYGEEISIYNGLLSKTNPNCQLFYKTAKEKGLKEAIKLVRDYTQSGQKDWKKE; via the coding sequence ATGAAGACACAATTAATCCAAAGTCACGTTGAAGATTGTATCGGGTGGATCGCGCTCAACAACACCCGACGCAAAAATGCCCTTCATAACACCATGTATGAAGCGATACTGCAACTGCTCGACGACTATGAAAAAGATGAACAGGTCAGAACTATTGTGATTAAAGGCAATGAGGGTAATTTTTCAGCGGGCTATGATCTGACCCAGGGATTACCGGATCCGTATCGCGATTTTGTCAAAGATCTTTCCAGCGCCACAGCCAAACGACTCTGGTATTGCAAGAAGCCAACCATATCCATGGTCGAAGGCTACTGCCTGGGGGGCGGTTTTGAACTGGCGATGGGGTCTGATCTGGTCTACGCGGCCGAGGATGCGGCCCTGGGGGAGCCGGAAATCGACTTTTTTTTTACACCCGATTACAACAGCATTCCCTGTCTGTCGTTGGCCAGAAAAGCCAAAGAGATGATCCTGCTGGGCAGCGTCATCAGCGGCACGGAGGCGGCGGCCGTCGGGTTGGTGAACAAGGCGTTTCCAGATGAGCAACTGCAATCAGAAGTGGTAAAAACCTGCCATCGGATTGCGAGTCTGCCGTCAGAGACGGTAGCAGTGGCCAAAGTCGGTCTGAACGGTGCTTTAGATGCGCAGGGATTTAAAAATGCCATTGAGTATGGCGAGGAGATTTCGATTTACAACGGATTGCTGAGTAAAACCAATCCCAATTGCCAATTGTTTTACAAAACGGCAAAGGAAAAGGGCCTTAAAGAAGCCATCAAATTGGTCCGGGATTATACCCAATCAGGGCAAAAAGATTGGAAAAAGGAGTAA
- a CDS encoding FHA domain-containing protein, whose protein sequence is MIKLELSFKDRVLKKIETEKPEIIIGRSPNTDIQIDNLTVSKQHARLIEQKDQYALEDLNSTNGTFLNDEKISRANLNHNDIITVGKHTLVIHYNKESSRKTHDFGDKTVKMKT, encoded by the coding sequence ATGATAAAATTAGAATTAAGTTTTAAAGATAGAGTCCTAAAAAAAATCGAAACAGAAAAGCCTGAAATAATTATTGGTCGAAGCCCTAATACTGATATTCAAATCGATAACCTTACGGTTTCTAAACAGCATGCAAGGCTTATAGAGCAAAAAGATCAATATGCTCTCGAGGATCTAAACAGTACAAACGGCACATTCCTCAATGATGAAAAGATTTCGAGAGCTAATTTAAACCATAATGATATTATAACCGTGGGAAAGCATACTTTAGTAATTCATTATAATAAAGAGAGCAGTAGGAAGACGCATGATTTTGGAGATAAAACTGTTAAAATGAAAACTTAA
- a CDS encoding AMP-binding protein, which produces MVWQGDTYEDICRNFKWEFPEFFNIGVDICDKWADDKNRVALIYLDENDVEHKITYWELKNASNRLANALRVWGVEREDRIGILMAPAPETLISHIAVYKLGAILVPMIQLFGPLAIEYRLKNSGARGVIVDRKNLPKILEIKDRLPDLKLIVAVDAQKDKDKDILDFEETLEKGSRYFTPVATKPDDPALIIYTSGTTGPPKGALHGHRLMIAEATNTGFSLDLFPQKGDLLWTHCDWAYIAGSFTALYPTMHYGHAIVEYAKTGRFDAEKAFTVISKYGVTAIFAIATAFRIMMHAVKNPKERFDLDELRSITVGGENMGKDLYEWGQKALGVKFNENYGMTECDFMVANCSRIMDVHPGSMGRAIPGHIVEVIDEQGNVQPPDTYGEFAIKRPDPSIFLGYWGDPEATENRFIGDWFRTGDYGTKDESGYFWFTGRKDYVIESGGYRIGPGEVEDALVKHAAVKLASVIGVPDEIRGEIVKAFIVPEPDVTIDKALEEDIKQHVKGRLEAHAYPREIEFLAEMPMTDTGKIMKNELLKLDEKRRAKAKA; this is translated from the coding sequence ATGGTCTGGCAGGGAGATACCTACGAAGACATATGCCGGAATTTCAAATGGGAGTTTCCGGAATTTTTCAACATTGGTGTCGATATCTGTGACAAATGGGCTGATGATAAAAACCGCGTAGCACTTATCTATCTCGATGAAAATGACGTCGAGCACAAAATCACCTACTGGGAATTAAAAAACGCCTCCAATCGACTCGCCAATGCACTGCGGGTATGGGGTGTCGAGCGCGAGGATCGCATCGGCATACTGATGGCGCCCGCCCCGGAGACGTTGATTTCCCATATTGCCGTTTACAAACTGGGCGCCATCCTGGTGCCCATGATTCAACTATTCGGCCCCCTCGCCATCGAATACCGTCTTAAAAACAGCGGCGCCAGAGGCGTGATTGTTGACCGCAAAAATCTGCCGAAGATATTAGAGATTAAAGATCGTCTTCCAGATCTGAAACTGATTGTCGCCGTGGATGCGCAAAAGGATAAAGATAAGGATATCTTAGACTTTGAGGAAACCTTAGAAAAGGGCAGCCGCTATTTTACACCGGTAGCCACCAAACCGGATGATCCGGCTTTAATTATTTATACTTCAGGAACCACAGGCCCGCCCAAAGGCGCACTTCACGGCCATCGGCTGATGATTGCCGAAGCCACCAATACCGGTTTTTCTCTGGACTTGTTTCCCCAGAAAGGTGATTTGCTGTGGACCCATTGTGACTGGGCTTATATCGCAGGGTCGTTTACCGCCCTGTATCCAACCATGCATTACGGGCATGCCATCGTAGAATACGCCAAAACTGGCAGATTTGACGCCGAAAAGGCTTTTACCGTCATTTCTAAATATGGCGTCACGGCCATATTTGCCATTGCCACAGCCTTTCGCATAATGATGCATGCGGTCAAAAACCCCAAAGAGCGTTTTGATCTGGATGAACTCAGATCCATCACTGTGGGCGGTGAGAACATGGGCAAAGATCTGTATGAATGGGGCCAAAAGGCACTTGGGGTTAAATTCAACGAAAATTACGGCATGACCGAATGCGATTTTATGGTTGCCAATTGTTCAAGAATAATGGACGTCCACCCGGGTTCCATGGGCCGCGCTATTCCCGGCCATATTGTCGAAGTCATCGATGAGCAGGGCAATGTCCAGCCACCCGACACGTACGGTGAATTTGCGATCAAGCGACCGGATCCGAGCATCTTTCTCGGATACTGGGGCGATCCGGAAGCCACCGAGAATCGATTTATCGGTGATTGGTTCCGCACCGGAGATTACGGCACCAAAGATGAAAGCGGTTATTTTTGGTTTACCGGCCGCAAGGATTACGTCATTGAAAGCGGCGGCTACCGCATCGGACCCGGCGAAGTCGAGGATGCGCTGGTCAAGCATGCGGCCGTCAAACTTGCCTCCGTTATCGGGGTGCCGGATGAAATCCGGGGTGAAATCGTAAAAGCCTTTATTGTGCCCGAGCCGGATGTGACGATAGACAAAGCGCTCGAGGAAGACATCAAACAGCACGTCAAAGGCCGGTTGGAGGCCCACGCCTATCCGCGCGAAATCGAATTTCTGGCGGAGATGCCGATGACCGACACCGGCAAGATCATGAAAAATGAGCTGTTGAAACTGGATGAGAAACGTCGGGCCAAGGCAAAGGCATAA
- a CDS encoding prepilin-type N-terminal cleavage/methylation domain-containing protein: MDVLVAKGAFLLLTIYALVFVLNILKDLVKKRFKAEKIETRKILMKERLSLRNQKGFTLIELTSVMIIMGVMSSVAIKKVDFITDTASSQALAISVKELNVRESMAWSNMKISNDGYTTDADVFAALDKDLGAKFKWNPGPTIDGGTLHCESESIVLNRIHSTTSAAGKWE, from the coding sequence ATGGATGTTTTAGTTGCAAAAGGCGCGTTTCTTCTTCTGACAATATACGCACTAGTTTTTGTTTTGAATATCTTAAAGGATTTGGTGAAGAAGAGATTTAAGGCCGAAAAAATTGAGACACGAAAAATTCTAATGAAAGAAAGACTGTCTTTGAGAAATCAAAAGGGATTCACTCTAATCGAGTTAACTTCTGTTATGATCATAATGGGTGTAATGAGCTCGGTGGCTATAAAAAAAGTTGATTTTATAACAGATACTGCGAGTTCACAAGCTTTGGCTATATCTGTGAAGGAACTTAATGTTAGGGAAAGTATGGCTTGGTCTAACATGAAAATATCAAATGATGGGTATACAACAGATGCGGATGTCTTTGCCGCTTTAGACAAGGATCTGGGTGCAAAATTTAAATGGAATCCAGGACCGACAATCGATGGTGGAACGCTTCACTGTGAATCGGAATCGATTGTTCTTAATCGAATCCATTCTACAACCTCAGCTGCAGGTAAATGGGAATAA
- a CDS encoding DUF1847 domain-containing protein: MKEKAKTACLCKKMGCWRGDDKGIPSYCQANHYLKEIERADKAYAAPEVVDIYSAACVVGKKNDGYRPRIEEALDFVKEMKFSKVGFAACVAFGAELALIRRLFEKDGIEVFSAGCQIGRSSATDRGLPHLEAYPDNSTCHPIAQAEILNKVKTQINFIIGLCMGHDILFTRYSKAPVSTLIVKDRLLGNNPAAAIYGWHARRSLFKIRRSDDEIV, from the coding sequence ATGAAAGAAAAAGCAAAAACAGCATGTTTATGCAAAAAAATGGGATGCTGGCGCGGCGATGACAAAGGGATTCCATCCTATTGTCAGGCCAACCATTATCTTAAAGAAATCGAAAGGGCCGATAAAGCCTATGCGGCGCCGGAGGTGGTCGATATTTACAGCGCCGCATGCGTTGTCGGCAAAAAAAATGACGGTTACCGGCCGCGAATCGAGGAGGCGCTGGATTTCGTCAAGGAAATGAAGTTTTCAAAAGTGGGATTCGCTGCCTGTGTTGCTTTTGGCGCGGAGCTGGCTTTAATCCGGCGGCTGTTTGAGAAAGACGGCATTGAGGTTTTTAGTGCCGGTTGCCAGATCGGCCGGAGCTCTGCCACCGATCGGGGATTGCCGCATTTAGAAGCATATCCGGACAACTCAACCTGCCATCCCATTGCCCAGGCCGAAATTCTGAACAAAGTAAAAACCCAAATAAACTTTATTATCGGGCTATGCATGGGACACGACATTTTATTCACCCGCTATTCCAAGGCGCCGGTATCCACATTGATTGTTAAGGATCGACTGCTGGGGAACAACCCGGCTGCAGCGATCTACGGCTGGCATGCACGCAGGTCGCTGTTTAAAATCCGTCGCAGTGATGATGAAATCGTTTGA
- a CDS encoding aldehyde ferredoxin oxidoreductase N-terminal domain-containing protein, whose product MGYMRGGTILRIDLSSGSIAREPTAEYERLWIGARGLNSRILYNETGPEVDPLDPANVLMLSLGPFTGTMVPGSGRVEVAAKSPVNGIQGMGNMGGYWGPELKYAGYDSIVLNGKAQRPVYIAIHNDEVTIKDATHLWGMDTYQTQDAIRQELGDPEVEVVCIGPAGERMIPYASIHNRLGNAAGRTGMGCVMGSKNLKAIAVRGTKGVAIAEPERFFELCLEALQVQKPQLGMAKTIDLADNDPPSWGLTLGNYEATEWEKQKELKDGHKPFWENHKNRQGEGITGCFNCQVRCMDYYELPEWGPLVASCNLYASTTWVMKDPDMKSWYGFVSKCQRQGIDSTSVSRMIAWAMELYEQGKITAKDTDGIQLNWGDQDAISQMVDKIIKQEGFGEVLASNPAEAAQKIGGDVEEALQIKGLPLGGTNVMNFRARTIGAVVNPRGGDEYRARVGSFDNLGSGKDAGMTGMSNPDSWEAKSAMAIIDAALEKKKQAGEEPVIGQFDYEARGALAALGQKISTISDTLGQCKWNTIFLNIGISIEFQANALSAGEGRETNIEELLEAAARISCQERAYAVREGMTKDADTLPKKLLNYSMAGTYPEDQVTPEDLEQMKKDYYQAMGWDVKTGIPTLATLRALNLEDVASDLIKQGKLKSE is encoded by the coding sequence ATGGGTTACATGCGTGGTGGAACCATTTTACGAATCGACCTGAGCTCGGGCTCAATCGCCAGAGAACCAACCGCTGAGTACGAACGCTTGTGGATCGGCGCACGAGGATTAAATTCCCGAATTCTGTATAACGAAACCGGCCCGGAGGTCGATCCGCTGGATCCGGCGAATGTGCTGATGTTGAGCCTTGGCCCATTCACCGGCACCATGGTGCCCGGCTCCGGCCGGGTGGAGGTCGCTGCAAAATCGCCTGTCAACGGTATTCAGGGCATGGGCAACATGGGCGGCTACTGGGGGCCTGAATTAAAATATGCGGGCTATGACAGCATCGTTCTAAACGGCAAAGCGCAGCGTCCGGTTTACATTGCCATTCATAATGATGAGGTCACAATAAAAGACGCCACACATCTTTGGGGCATGGACACCTATCAAACCCAGGACGCCATCCGACAGGAACTGGGTGATCCCGAGGTTGAAGTCGTTTGTATCGGGCCGGCCGGCGAACGGATGATCCCTTATGCCTCCATTCATAATCGCCTTGGCAATGCCGCCGGGCGGACCGGCATGGGGTGTGTCATGGGCTCTAAAAATCTGAAGGCCATTGCCGTGCGGGGAACCAAGGGCGTGGCCATCGCAGAGCCCGAGCGATTTTTTGAACTGTGCCTGGAGGCCTTACAGGTCCAAAAACCCCAGCTGGGAATGGCCAAAACCATCGATCTGGCCGACAACGATCCTCCGTCGTGGGGGCTGACGCTGGGAAACTATGAGGCTACCGAATGGGAAAAACAAAAGGAACTCAAAGACGGACATAAACCTTTCTGGGAAAATCATAAAAACCGCCAGGGAGAAGGCATCACCGGATGCTTCAACTGCCAGGTGCGCTGCATGGATTACTATGAGCTTCCTGAATGGGGCCCGCTGGTGGCCAGCTGCAACCTGTATGCATCAACCACCTGGGTCATGAAAGATCCGGATATGAAGTCCTGGTATGGGTTTGTGTCCAAATGTCAGCGCCAGGGAATCGATTCCACCTCGGTTTCGCGCATGATTGCCTGGGCCATGGAGCTCTACGAACAGGGCAAGATTACCGCAAAAGATACGGATGGCATTCAGCTTAACTGGGGAGATCAGGATGCCATCAGCCAGATGGTCGACAAGATCATCAAGCAAGAAGGCTTTGGTGAGGTGCTGGCCAGCAATCCGGCCGAAGCCGCCCAAAAAATCGGCGGTGACGTGGAAGAAGCCTTGCAGATAAAGGGCCTGCCGCTGGGGGGCACCAACGTGATGAATTTCCGAGCCCGCACAATCGGTGCGGTGGTCAATCCCAGAGGCGGCGATGAATATCGCGCCCGGGTCGGGTCCTTCGACAATCTCGGCAGCGGTAAAGACGCCGGCATGACCGGCATGTCCAACCCGGACAGCTGGGAGGCCAAATCCGCCATGGCCATCATCGACGCGGCCCTGGAAAAAAAGAAACAGGCCGGGGAAGAACCGGTGATTGGCCAGTTTGATTATGAAGCCCGGGGGGCGCTGGCCGCATTGGGCCAAAAAATCTCAACCATCAGCGATACCCTGGGGCAGTGCAAGTGGAACACCATATTTCTGAATATCGGCATCAGCATCGAATTCCAGGCCAATGCCCTTTCGGCCGGAGAAGGCCGGGAGACCAACATCGAAGAGCTCCTGGAAGCAGCAGCGCGCATTTCCTGCCAGGAAAGGGCCTATGCCGTGCGCGAGGGGATGACCAAAGATGCGGACACTCTGCCTAAAAAATTGCTCAATTATTCGATGGCAGGCACCTATCCGGAAGACCAGGTCACGCCAGAAGATCTGGAACAAATGAAAAAGGATTATTATCAGGCCATGGGCTGGGATGTTAAAACCGGTATTCCAACCCTTGCGACCCTGCGGGCACTCAACTTGGAAGATGTGGCATCTGATTTGATCAAGCAAGGGAAACTGAAGTCTGAATAA
- a CDS encoding 4Fe-4S dicluster domain-containing protein, whose protein sequence is MGNVIVIYPEKCSGCQMCEVSCSLRNMKECNPERSRIRAIKSEENGQYQFIPSTCMQCETAMCELVCPVNAISRDPQTGARIISEKKCIGCSSCSYACPFGACFVDRNLGKSIVCNQCDGDPTCVKVCPSGALEYVNTEQVNISLKRAAAQRILYARELIQELPVPQQQQDLPGKELC, encoded by the coding sequence ATGGGAAACGTAATCGTTATCTACCCCGAAAAGTGCAGCGGATGCCAGATGTGCGAGGTCAGCTGCTCTCTGAGAAATATGAAAGAATGCAATCCGGAACGATCGCGGATTCGGGCCATCAAATCCGAAGAAAACGGACAATATCAGTTCATCCCGTCCACCTGCATGCAGTGTGAAACAGCGATGTGCGAGCTGGTCTGCCCGGTAAATGCCATCAGCCGCGACCCGCAAACAGGCGCCCGCATCATCAGTGAAAAAAAATGTATCGGCTGCAGCTCCTGCAGCTATGCCTGCCCTTTCGGGGCCTGTTTCGTCGACCGCAATCTAGGCAAATCCATTGTCTGCAACCAGTGCGATGGCGACCCGACCTGTGTCAAGGTATGCCCGTCCGGTGCGCTTGAATATGTCAATACCGAGCAGGTCAATATCAGTCTCAAACGCGCTGCGGCCCAGCGTATTTTATACGCCAGAGAATTGATTCAAGAATTACCCGTACCGCAGCAGCAGCAGGACCTTCCGGGCAAGGAGCTGTGCTAG
- a CDS encoding flavocytochrome c translates to MTDWDEKTDIIVIGSGLAGLAAAIEAAQTGAAVIVIEKMKVIGGNTRISDGGLAAPGNYLQKEHGIADSAELFYDDMLRAGLGLNHPHLVRIVAERAAETIEWTRQKLGVQYLDRLDRFGGHSAARCLTTKGHVGADIIKAQTAKLKELGVDIRTRCLLKNFIVDRDGTTVCGINIQANYQFPDENSGTAKNMGANRAIILATGGFGNDLSFCRLQQPGLDETIQSTNHRGASSEGMVAALRIGALPVHLSWIQMGPWGCPDEKGYGKGARFASYSVFPAGILIDPATGSRFVNEWGDRRHRTEAMLRAGHACIGIVDSNGAEKDPASLRDCLKRGKVKGFENLADLSDAFGMPSAPLSKTFNDYNNAIAAGQPDVFGKPLGPDTPPLEKPPFYAMRLWPKLHYTPGGIGINSKAQVINLKGQPIPRLFAAGEVSGGIHGASRLGSCSLTECLVFGRIAGQSAAATKQRT, encoded by the coding sequence ATGACAGATTGGGACGAAAAAACAGATATCATCGTTATTGGCAGCGGTTTAGCCGGGCTGGCTGCCGCCATTGAAGCCGCTCAGACCGGCGCTGCGGTTATCGTCATTGAAAAAATGAAAGTGATCGGCGGCAACACACGCATCTCTGACGGGGGTTTAGCGGCACCTGGCAACTACCTGCAAAAGGAACACGGAATAGCGGATTCAGCGGAATTGTTTTATGATGACATGCTGCGCGCGGGTTTGGGCCTGAATCATCCGCACCTCGTCAGAATCGTGGCTGAACGAGCGGCAGAAACCATCGAGTGGACCCGCCAGAAGCTGGGTGTCCAATACCTGGACCGACTCGACCGCTTCGGGGGACATTCTGCGGCCCGCTGCCTGACCACGAAGGGTCATGTGGGAGCGGACATTATCAAAGCCCAAACAGCCAAACTAAAGGAACTGGGTGTCGACATCCGCACCCGCTGCCTGCTGAAAAACTTCATTGTCGATCGTGACGGAACAACCGTATGCGGTATTAACATCCAGGCCAATTACCAGTTTCCCGATGAAAACAGCGGAACTGCAAAAAATATGGGTGCCAATCGCGCCATCATTTTGGCCACGGGTGGGTTTGGCAACGATTTGTCATTTTGCCGGCTCCAGCAACCGGGGTTGGACGAAACGATTCAATCAACCAACCACCGGGGAGCGTCCTCAGAAGGAATGGTGGCCGCTTTGCGTATCGGGGCCCTTCCGGTACATCTGTCCTGGATCCAAATGGGGCCATGGGGGTGCCCGGATGAAAAGGGATACGGCAAAGGGGCCCGTTTTGCTTCTTACAGCGTTTTCCCGGCGGGTATTCTGATCGATCCGGCCACCGGCAGCCGTTTTGTCAATGAATGGGGCGATCGCCGCCACCGGACTGAAGCCATGTTGCGCGCCGGTCATGCCTGTATTGGCATCGTTGACAGCAACGGCGCTGAAAAGGATCCGGCAAGCCTCAGGGATTGTCTCAAACGCGGCAAGGTCAAGGGCTTTGAGAATTTAGCGGACCTTTCGGACGCCTTTGGGATGCCATCTGCGCCATTGAGCAAAACGTTCAATGATTACAACAATGCGATTGCAGCCGGCCAACCGGACGTGTTCGGCAAGCCCCTGGGCCCGGATACCCCGCCATTGGAAAAACCGCCCTTTTATGCCATGCGGCTGTGGCCGAAACTGCATTACACACCGGGCGGCATCGGCATTAATTCCAAGGCCCAGGTAATTAATCTTAAGGGCCAGCCGATTCCGCGGCTGTTTGCCGCCGGCGAAGTCAGCGGTGGCATTCACGGCGCCAGTCGTTTGGGTAGCTGCTCCCTGACCGAATGCCTCGTATTTGGGCGAATTGCGGGCCAATCGGCCGCTGCTACCAAACAACGGACTTAA